From a single Anaeromicrobium sediminis genomic region:
- a CDS encoding 4-hydroxyphenylacetate 3-hydroxylase family protein, with amino-acid sequence MALMTKEQYLQSLRELKPKVYLFGELVENPVDHPIIRPSINSVAMTYELAQDPEYVDLMTATSNLTGKKVNRFTHLHQSTDDLRKKVKMLRLLGQKTGSCFQRCVGMDAFNATYSTTFEVDEAHGTNYHENFKKYLEFVQENDLVIDGAMTDPKGNRGLAPSKQEDPDLFLRVVERREDGIVVRGAKAHQTGSINSHEHLIMPTIAMREGDEDYAVAFAIPTNAEGLYMIYGRQSCDLRKLEDGADVDLGNKEFGGQEALVVFDDVFVPNDRIFLNGEVEFAGMLVERFAGYHRQSYGGCKVGVGDVLIGAAALAAEMNGAQKASHIKDKLIEMTHLNETLYCCGIACSAEGHETKAGNYQIDLLLANICKQNVTRFPYEITRLAEDIAGGLMVTMPSEKDFKHPEIGPICEKYFKGVDSVPTEHRMRVLRLIENMTLGSAAVGYRTESMHGAGSPQAQRIMIARQGNLEHKKNLARKLARVDEESIAKREAASSVEK; translated from the coding sequence ATGGCATTAATGACTAAAGAGCAATATTTACAAAGTTTAAGAGAACTTAAACCAAAGGTATACTTATTCGGAGAATTAGTAGAGAATCCAGTGGATCATCCAATTATTAGACCATCAATCAATTCAGTAGCTATGACTTATGAATTAGCACAAGACCCAGAGTATGTGGACTTAATGACTGCTACATCAAATTTAACTGGTAAGAAAGTAAACAGATTTACACACTTACACCAAAGTACTGATGACTTAAGAAAGAAAGTTAAAATGTTAAGACTATTAGGTCAAAAGACTGGATCTTGTTTCCAACGCTGTGTTGGTATGGATGCTTTCAATGCAACATACAGTACTACATTTGAAGTAGACGAAGCACATGGAACTAACTACCATGAAAACTTTAAGAAGTATTTAGAGTTTGTTCAAGAAAACGACTTAGTAATAGATGGAGCTATGACTGACCCTAAGGGAAATAGAGGATTAGCACCTTCTAAGCAAGAAGACCCAGATCTTTTCTTAAGAGTAGTAGAAAGAAGAGAAGATGGAATCGTAGTAAGAGGGGCTAAGGCTCATCAAACAGGATCTATTAACTCTCATGAGCATTTAATCATGCCAACTATAGCAATGAGAGAGGGAGATGAAGACTACGCTGTAGCATTTGCTATCCCAACTAATGCAGAAGGACTTTACATGATCTATGGACGTCAATCTTGTGATTTAAGAAAATTAGAAGATGGAGCAGATGTAGATTTAGGAAATAAAGAGTTTGGTGGACAGGAAGCATTAGTAGTATTTGACGATGTATTCGTACCAAACGATAGAATTTTCTTAAATGGAGAAGTTGAATTTGCTGGAATGTTAGTAGAGAGATTTGCTGGATATCACCGTCAAAGTTATGGTGGATGTAAAGTAGGTGTGGGTGATGTATTAATCGGAGCTGCTGCATTAGCTGCTGAGATGAACGGAGCACAAAAGGCATCTCACATTAAGGATAAGTTAATAGAAATGACTCACTTAAATGAAACATTATACTGCTGTGGTATAGCATGTTCTGCAGAAGGACACGAAACTAAAGCAGGTAACTACCAAATAGATTTATTATTAGCAAATATTTGTAAGCAAAATGTAACAAGATTCCCATATGAAATAACTAGATTAGCAGAAGATATTGCTGGTGGTTTAATGGTAACTATGCCATCTGAAAAAGACTTTAAACATCCAGAAATAGGACCTATCTGTGAAAAGTACTTCAAGGGAGTAGATTCAGTTCCAACTGAGCACAGAATGAGAGTGTTAAGATTAATCGAAAACATGACTTTAGGTTCTGCTGCTGTTGGATACAGAACAGAGTCTATGCATGGTGCAGGTTCACCGCAAGCACAAAGAATTATGATTGCTAGACAAGGAAACTTAGAACATAAGAAGAACTTAGCAAGAAAACTTGCTAGAGTAGACGAAGAATCAATTGCAAAAAGAGAAGCTGCTTCATCTGTAGAGAAGTAA
- the thrS gene encoding threonine--tRNA ligase, whose translation MIKLHLKDGSVKEYEKGTSVYEIAKSISGRLAKEAMGAEVNNKVVGLDYKIEEDCELNILKFENRAGQDIFRHTSSHILAQAVKRLYPEAKLAIGPAIENGFYYDIDCEHRFTEEDLEKIEKEMKKIVSENLQIERFELPREEAIALMKEHKEDYKVELIEDLPEDSVISFYKQGEFVDLCAGPHIQTTKPVKGIKLLSLAGAYWRGDEKNKMLQRIYGTSFPKQKLLDEYIHRLEEAKKRDHRKLGKELDLFSIQPEGPGFPFFHPKGMVLRNILENFWRSEHTKEGYVEIKTPIILNEQLWHTSGHWDHYKENMYTTKIDGQDFAVKPMNCPGGMLVYKTKMRSYRDFPIRMGELGLVHRHELSGALHGLMRVRNFTQDDAHIFMLPEQIESEIKNLIRFIDSVYEVFGFKYHVELSTRPEDSMGSDEEWDLATTSLKKALDSMDIDYIVNEGDGAFYGPKIDFHLEDCIGRTWQCGTIQLDFQMPQRFDLTYVGKDGEKHRPVMVHRVIFGSIERFIGILIEHFAGKFPAWLAPVQVKVLPIADKFSDYAKEVVAKMAEEGIRVEIDERNEKIGYKIREAQLEKVPYMIIIGEKEVEGNTISVRSRDKGELGAQGVDSFVKELKNEVKEKRINL comes from the coding sequence ATGATAAAGTTACATCTTAAAGATGGTTCCGTAAAGGAGTATGAAAAGGGAACTAGTGTATATGAAATAGCTAAATCTATAAGTGGTAGATTAGCTAAGGAGGCAATGGGTGCTGAAGTAAATAATAAGGTTGTGGGACTTGACTATAAAATAGAAGAGGACTGTGAACTAAACATATTAAAGTTTGAGAATAGAGCAGGACAAGATATATTTAGACATACAAGTTCACACATATTAGCACAAGCTGTTAAGAGATTATACCCAGAAGCAAAGTTAGCTATAGGACCAGCCATAGAAAATGGATTCTATTATGACATTGATTGTGAACACAGATTTACAGAAGAAGATCTTGAAAAAATCGAAAAGGAAATGAAAAAGATTGTATCAGAAAATCTTCAAATAGAAAGATTTGAACTTCCAAGGGAAGAAGCTATAGCCCTTATGAAGGAACATAAGGAAGATTACAAAGTAGAGTTAATTGAAGACCTACCAGAAGATAGTGTTATTTCATTCTATAAGCAAGGAGAGTTTGTAGACCTTTGTGCAGGGCCTCACATTCAAACTACTAAGCCTGTAAAGGGAATTAAATTACTAAGCTTAGCTGGTGCTTACTGGAGAGGTGATGAGAAAAACAAGATGCTTCAAAGAATCTATGGAACATCATTCCCTAAGCAAAAGCTATTAGATGAATATATACACAGATTAGAAGAAGCTAAGAAGAGAGATCATAGAAAATTAGGTAAAGAATTAGATTTATTTAGCATTCAACCTGAAGGTCCAGGATTCCCGTTCTTCCATCCAAAGGGAATGGTTCTTAGAAATATACTAGAGAATTTCTGGAGAAGTGAACATACAAAAGAGGGGTATGTGGAGATTAAGACTCCTATCATATTAAATGAACAATTATGGCATACTTCTGGTCACTGGGATCACTATAAGGAAAATATGTATACAACTAAGATCGATGGTCAAGATTTTGCTGTAAAGCCTATGAATTGTCCAGGTGGAATGTTAGTTTACAAAACTAAGATGCGTAGTTATAGAGATTTCCCAATCAGAATGGGAGAATTAGGATTAGTACACAGACACGAATTATCAGGAGCACTTCATGGCCTTATGAGAGTTAGAAACTTTACACAAGATGATGCTCATATATTCATGTTACCAGAACAAATAGAATCAGAAATTAAAAACTTAATTAGATTTATTGATTCTGTATATGAAGTATTTGGATTTAAGTATCATGTGGAGTTATCTACTAGACCAGAAGATTCAATGGGTAGTGATGAAGAATGGGACTTAGCTACTACTTCACTTAAAAAAGCCTTAGATTCTATGGATATTGATTATATTGTAAATGAAGGTGATGGAGCATTCTACGGACCTAAGATAGACTTCCACTTAGAAGATTGCATCGGAAGAACATGGCAATGTGGAACTATCCAATTAGACTTCCAAATGCCACAAAGATTTGACTTAACTTACGTAGGTAAGGATGGAGAAAAGCACAGACCAGTTATGGTACACAGAGTAATCTTTGGAAGTATTGAAAGATTCATTGGTATCTTAATCGAGCACTTTGCAGGAAAGTTCCCAGCATGGTTAGCGCCAGTACAAGTTAAGGTACTTCCTATAGCAGATAAGTTTAGTGATTATGCTAAGGAAGTAGTTGCTAAAATGGCTGAAGAAGGAATTAGAGTTGAGATAGATGAAAGAAACGAAAAGATTGGATACAAAATCAGAGAAGCTCAATTAGAGAAGGTTCCGTACATGATTATTATAGGAGAGAAGGAAGTAGAAGGAAATACTATTTCTGTTCGTTCTAGAGATAAGGGTGAATTAGGAGCTCAAGGTGTGGATTCTTTCGTTAAAGAATTGAAGAATGAAGTTAAAGAAAAGAGAATAAATTTATAA
- a CDS encoding DUF6873 family GME fold protein, which yields MKKALIDGRASVEIIKNLEKLNIKAIKTPKCKELYEAISFHVDILSYKVDNTNIIVAPNIYDFIKEELCKNQINPIKGSAFLKSNYPYDIAYNVARVGRYAIHNFEYTDKLILDHLKKENVELINVKQGYSKCSICIVNEKAIITSDQGIANSLKGHDIDVLLINAGHISLKGLDYGFIGGCTANMNNKQLLFTGTLSNHPDEIKILDFLKKYEIEPLFLSKENLIDLGTIFIFD from the coding sequence ATGAAAAAAGCTTTAATTGATGGACGAGCATCTGTAGAAATAATTAAAAATCTAGAAAAATTAAACATAAAAGCTATAAAAACTCCAAAGTGTAAAGAATTATATGAAGCAATATCTTTTCATGTGGATATATTAAGTTACAAAGTTGATAATACTAATATTATAGTAGCACCAAATATTTATGATTTCATAAAGGAGGAACTTTGTAAAAATCAAATTAACCCTATAAAAGGAAGCGCATTTTTAAAAAGTAACTATCCCTATGACATTGCATATAATGTAGCAAGAGTTGGAAGATATGCTATACATAACTTTGAATATACAGATAAATTAATATTAGATCACTTAAAAAAAGAAAATGTAGAGCTTATAAATGTTAAACAGGGATATTCAAAATGTTCAATATGTATTGTAAATGAAAAGGCTATAATAACTTCTGACCAAGGTATTGCAAATAGCCTAAAAGGCCATGATATTGACGTATTGTTAATAAATGCTGGGCATATAAGTTTAAAAGGGTTAGATTATGGATTTATAGGAGGATGTACAGCTAATATGAACAATAAACAGTTGCTTTTTACAGGAACTTTGTCAAATCATCCTGATGAAATTAAGATATTAGACTTTTTAAAAAAGTATGAAATAGAGCCTTTGTTTTTAAGTAAAGAAAACTTAATTGATTTGGGCACTATATTTATCTTTGATTAA
- a CDS encoding acetyl-CoA hydrolase/transferase family protein gives MWKELYESKLTTAEEAVGYIKSNDRVILGHAIAEPVTLVKAMVENKDAYENVEISHMFSLGKSEYAAEGMEKHFIHNALFVGGGARKAVQAHRADYTPCFFHEIPRLFREGQMPVDVALIQVSKPDEHGYCSFGLSVDYTKPAAEEAKIVIAEINDKMPRTMGDSFIHISEIDHIVEVSYDLPELPAPKIGDVEKAIGENCASLINDGDTLQLGIGAIPDAVLLFLKDKKDLGIHSEMFSDGVVELIEAGVITNKKKSINKDKMVVTFLMGSKRLYDFVDNNPSVAMHPVDYVNHPRTVMENDNIISINSCLQVDFMGQVASESIGLNQFSGVGGQVDYVRGAAMAKGGKSIIAMPSTAARGKLSRIVPLLDEGSAITTSRNDVHYVVTEYGVADLRGKTLKARAKALIEIAHPDFRGELIKVYEDRFNCKF, from the coding sequence ATGTGGAAAGAACTTTATGAGAGCAAACTTACTACGGCAGAGGAAGCTGTAGGATATATAAAATCTAATGACAGAGTAATTTTAGGTCATGCTATAGCAGAGCCAGTAACTTTAGTTAAAGCTATGGTAGAAAATAAAGATGCCTATGAAAATGTAGAAATTTCACATATGTTTTCTTTAGGAAAAAGTGAATATGCTGCAGAAGGTATGGAAAAACACTTTATACATAATGCCCTATTCGTAGGTGGAGGAGCTAGAAAAGCTGTTCAAGCTCATCGTGCTGATTATACACCTTGTTTCTTCCATGAGATACCAAGATTATTTAGAGAAGGACAAATGCCTGTAGATGTGGCTTTAATTCAAGTAAGTAAGCCAGATGAACATGGATATTGTAGTTTTGGATTATCTGTAGATTATACTAAGCCAGCTGCGGAAGAAGCTAAAATAGTAATTGCTGAAATCAATGATAAAATGCCAAGAACTATGGGTGATTCTTTTATCCATATTTCAGAAATAGATCATATTGTAGAAGTTTCTTATGATTTACCAGAACTTCCAGCACCAAAAATAGGAGATGTAGAGAAGGCTATCGGAGAGAATTGTGCTTCATTAATAAATGATGGAGATACACTTCAATTAGGAATAGGAGCTATTCCTGATGCGGTACTTCTTTTCTTAAAGGATAAAAAGGACTTAGGTATACACTCTGAAATGTTCTCAGACGGTGTTGTTGAGTTAATAGAAGCAGGAGTTATAACTAACAAGAAAAAGTCTATAAACAAAGATAAAATGGTAGTTACATTCTTAATGGGTTCTAAGAGATTATATGACTTTGTTGACAATAACCCATCTGTGGCAATGCATCCAGTTGATTATGTTAATCATCCACGCACAGTAATGGAAAATGATAACATTATATCTATAAACTCTTGCCTACAAGTAGACTTTATGGGTCAGGTAGCGTCAGAATCTATAGGTCTTAACCAGTTTAGTGGTGTAGGTGGTCAAGTAGATTATGTACGTGGAGCAGCTATGGCTAAGGGCGGTAAGTCTATAATAGCTATGCCTTCTACTGCCGCTAGAGGAAAATTATCTCGTATAGTACCTCTATTAGATGAAGGTTCTGCCATAACTACATCTCGTAATGATGTACATTATGTGGTAACTGAATATGGTGTGGCTGATTTAAGAGGGAAGACACTAAAGGCTAGAGCTAAGGCTTTAATAGAAATAGCTCATCCAGACTTTAGAGGAGAGCTTATAAAAGTATATGAAGATAGATTTAATTGTAAATTTTAG
- a CDS encoding helix-turn-helix domain-containing protein — MKIGEKINCFRNERKLTIRELANLTSLSIGYISNLERDLTSPSLANLHTICQALEISLVELIMESQEEEKIIITRKDERKKMYYDEKEKIKYEALIRDKDKFDAYAVTLEAKTEFSNKAWEHNMDEFGVVIKGQLEVMVGEETYLLNEGDTVLVNKLVEHKHRNPINEKSISHWYFVK, encoded by the coding sequence ATGAAAATTGGTGAGAAAATAAACTGCTTTAGAAATGAAAGAAAACTCACAATAAGGGAGTTAGCAAATCTTACAAGCTTATCTATAGGTTACATTTCTAACTTAGAAAGGGACTTGACTAGTCCTTCGTTAGCAAATCTACATACCATATGTCAAGCATTAGAGATTAGTCTAGTAGAGTTAATAATGGAATCTCAGGAAGAAGAAAAGATCATCATAACTAGAAAAGACGAAAGAAAGAAAATGTATTATGATGAAAAGGAAAAAATAAAATATGAGGCCTTAATAAGGGACAAGGATAAATTTGATGCTTATGCTGTTACCCTTGAGGCAAAAACAGAATTCAGTAATAAAGCTTGGGAACATAATATGGATGAATTTGGAGTAGTTATAAAAGGGCAATTAGAAGTTATGGTGGGGGAAGAAACTTATTTGCTCAATGAAGGTGATACTGTATTAGTAAATAAACTTGTAGAACATAAACATAGAAATCCAATAAATGAAAAATCCATAAGTCATTGGTATTTTGTAAAATAA
- the ytxC gene encoding putative sporulation protein YtxC: protein MVILTILLYEYTKDIRERLKKELNLLGREGINIDEDISANNGKVVIDYKLSDNITDKDYIEYAENRLKCEITNGLSDMILDKYEISMAKKILEKEYFYFSPYELNSILSHYVNLGEQDVSETNKRKLKSVIFKPIMRYLKSSSFIDIEGFIRFRLREFTNEVEYKIDKAIGDYLMEKEYNEFIKLLKYFVEIQDAKIDLVNVFMNVHGKYYIYDHNNRLINDEYLEELANEMTDKEIGYDDLLISSLITLAPNKIIIHPSHNITKKEIINTIKKVFSGKVQICSGCKMCMNIKNAIKE from the coding sequence ATGGTTATATTAACTATATTATTATACGAATACACTAAAGATATAAGAGAAAGATTAAAAAAAGAGCTGAACCTACTTGGGAGGGAAGGTATAAATATAGATGAGGATATATCAGCAAATAATGGGAAAGTAGTTATTGATTATAAGTTGAGTGACAATATAACTGATAAGGATTATATAGAGTACGCAGAAAATAGATTGAAGTGTGAAATAACTAATGGGTTATCTGATATGATATTGGATAAATATGAAATTTCAATGGCGAAGAAAATTTTAGAAAAAGAATACTTTTATTTTAGTCCCTATGAGCTAAATTCCATATTAAGTCATTATGTAAACTTAGGTGAGCAAGATGTAAGTGAAACAAATAAAAGAAAACTGAAAAGTGTCATATTTAAACCTATAATGAGATATTTAAAAAGTTCATCTTTCATTGATATTGAAGGATTTATAAGATTTAGATTAAGAGAATTTACAAATGAGGTAGAATACAAGATAGATAAGGCCATAGGCGATTATTTAATGGAGAAGGAATACAATGAGTTTATAAAATTGTTAAAATATTTTGTTGAAATACAAGATGCAAAGATAGATTTGGTAAATGTATTCATGAATGTCCATGGGAAATATTATATATATGACCATAATAATAGGCTAATAAATGATGAGTACTTAGAAGAGTTGGCAAATGAAATGACAGATAAGGAAATAGGATATGATGACTTATTGATTAGTTCATTGATAACTTTAGCTCCTAATAAGATTATAATACATCCATCTCACAATATAACTAAAAAGGAAATAATAAATACTATTAAGAAAGTATTTTCAGGAAAGGTGCAAATCTGTTCGGGATGTAAAATGTGTATGAATATAAAGAATGCTATTAAAGAGTAG
- a CDS encoding DUF445 domain-containing protein has translation MLFWIKLLILTTIGAMIGWVTNILAIKLIFRPLEPVKIPLTNSYFQGVIPKRQSEIAKSVGEMIEKELLSMEELIDKILSQANKEEIINTIKVKINGIIEKKMPPFIPTPFKGMVQEYIEDVIEKEGNAALEDIMNELVEKAIDNVKINEIIEEKINDFPLPKLEEIVMTIAKKELKHIEILGGILGGMIGIVQGLIILAF, from the coding sequence TTGTTGTTTTGGATTAAGCTGTTAATTTTAACTACCATAGGAGCTATGATAGGTTGGGTTACTAATATTTTAGCAATAAAGTTAATATTCAGGCCACTAGAGCCTGTTAAAATTCCACTAACTAATAGTTATTTTCAAGGTGTAATTCCTAAAAGGCAAAGTGAAATAGCTAAAAGTGTAGGGGAAATGATAGAAAAAGAATTGTTATCTATGGAAGAACTTATAGATAAAATACTATCACAAGCTAATAAAGAGGAAATAATAAATACTATAAAAGTAAAGATCAATGGCATAATAGAAAAGAAGATGCCTCCTTTCATACCAACTCCTTTTAAAGGTATGGTACAAGAATATATAGAAGATGTAATTGAAAAAGAAGGAAATGCAGCTTTAGAGGATATAATGAATGAACTTGTGGAAAAGGCCATAGATAATGTTAAAATCAATGAAATAATAGAAGAAAAGATAAATGATTTTCCACTGCCTAAGCTAGAAGAAATAGTAATGACTATAGCTAAAAAGGAATTAAAACACATAGAAATATTAGGCGGAATATTAGGTGGAATGATTGGTATAGTACAAGGTTTAATAATACTCGCTTTTTAA
- the ftsH gene encoding ATP-dependent zinc metalloprotease FtsH, producing MNKRKFIISLLYINLLILFLGTFINVNNSYFTYMSKGRVILLLTCFVLFIYYKKLDSSPEYELAQVKTEKKDKELKQTNKPHVNFKDVAGLDEVKEELVEVIDFIKSPEKYKKMGAKIPKGILFYGPPGTGKTLLAQALAGETNSTFFPASGSEFVEKYVGVGAKRVRTLFEKAKKNSPSVIFIDEVDAIGAKRTTESNNEKDQTLNQLLIEMDGFHSDQNVVVIGATNRLDLLDEALLRPGRFDRHMHIGNPDLKARQEIFGVHIRNKPVDKSVDIKKLAQKTHGMSGAHLSNIANEAAILAVRNNKKNIGIEEFDAAIEKVIGGVEKKNPHIVEKEKKKVSYHEAGHALMGKILELDLISKISIVPRGEALGYVMYTPEEDRYLLTYNELKNKIKVLLGGRSAEQLIYGEVSTGAKDDLKKANALAYQMVCEYGMSNLQNRVFEPNFIKNCYPLIDNEIKLIIDECYKDSVSLLTGNLNLLQTVADHLYEQETLTGEELDTLLIKNNLILNKGGL from the coding sequence ATGAATAAAAGGAAGTTTATTATTTCTTTATTGTATATAAACCTATTAATATTATTTTTAGGTACATTTATAAATGTTAATAATTCATACTTTACATACATGAGCAAGGGAAGAGTTATTTTGCTCCTCACCTGTTTCGTGCTCTTTATATATTATAAAAAATTAGATTCTTCTCCAGAATACGAACTAGCTCAAGTTAAAACAGAAAAAAAAGACAAAGAATTAAAACAAACTAATAAACCCCATGTTAATTTTAAGGACGTGGCTGGTCTTGATGAAGTAAAAGAAGAATTAGTTGAAGTAATAGATTTTATAAAATCCCCAGAAAAGTACAAAAAGATGGGTGCAAAAATACCTAAGGGAATATTATTTTATGGTCCGCCTGGTACTGGAAAAACCCTACTTGCTCAGGCATTAGCTGGAGAAACTAATTCAACCTTCTTTCCTGCTAGTGGTTCTGAATTTGTGGAAAAATATGTGGGAGTAGGAGCAAAAAGAGTTAGAACCCTGTTTGAAAAGGCAAAAAAAAATAGCCCTAGTGTAATATTCATAGATGAAGTGGATGCCATAGGTGCTAAGAGAACTACAGAAAGCAACAATGAAAAAGATCAAACTCTAAATCAACTTTTAATAGAAATGGATGGATTTCACTCGGATCAGAACGTAGTAGTCATAGGAGCTACTAATAGATTAGATCTTTTAGATGAAGCCCTTTTAAGACCTGGAAGGTTTGATAGGCATATGCATATAGGGAATCCAGACTTAAAAGCTCGACAAGAAATATTTGGCGTTCACATAAGAAACAAACCAGTAGATAAGAGTGTAGACATAAAAAAATTAGCTCAAAAAACCCATGGTATGTCTGGAGCTCATTTATCTAACATTGCCAATGAAGCTGCCATATTAGCCGTTAGAAATAATAAGAAAAATATAGGCATTGAAGAATTTGATGCGGCCATAGAAAAGGTAATAGGCGGAGTTGAAAAGAAAAATCCCCATATAGTTGAAAAAGAAAAAAAGAAAGTATCCTATCATGAAGCAGGCCATGCTTTAATGGGAAAAATATTGGAATTAGATTTAATATCAAAAATATCAATAGTTCCCCGTGGCGAAGCATTAGGTTATGTAATGTATACTCCTGAAGAAGACAGATACTTGTTAACTTATAATGAACTAAAGAATAAAATAAAAGTCTTATTAGGAGGTAGAAGTGCAGAACAACTTATTTATGGTGAAGTATCTACAGGAGCTAAGGATGATTTGAAAAAGGCAAATGCCCTAGCCTACCAAATGGTATGTGAATATGGCATGAGCAACCTTCAAAATAGAGTTTTTGAACCTAATTTTATAAAAAACTGCTATCCATTAATAGACAATGAAATAAAATTAATAATAGATGAATGTTACAAGGATAGTGTTTCCCTATTAACTGGAAACCTAAATCTCCTTCAGACAGTCGCTGATCACCTTTACGAACAAGAAACCCTAACTGGAGAAGAACTAGATACTTTATTAATAAAAAATAATCTTATATTGAACAAAGGAGGGCTTTAA
- a CDS encoding NifU family protein, protein MKEKVLKVMEEIIRPQLAKHYGDISLVDVKDNVVYVKLLGACSGCPSARFTIEDVVLASLQNEIPSIEKVELVQEVSSELLDMAKKILRKGE, encoded by the coding sequence ATGAAAGAAAAAGTATTAAAAGTTATGGAAGAAATCATAAGACCACAATTGGCTAAGCATTATGGAGATATAAGCTTGGTTGATGTGAAGGACAATGTGGTATATGTGAAGCTACTAGGTGCATGTAGTGGATGTCCTTCAGCTAGATTTACTATTGAAGATGTGGTTTTAGCTAGTCTTCAAAATGAAATTCCTTCTATTGAAAAGGTAGAACTAGTTCAGGAAGTAAGTAGTGAGCTGTTAGACATGGCAAAGAAAATATTGAGAAAAGGTGAATAA